One Hyperolius riggenbachi isolate aHypRig1 chromosome 12, aHypRig1.pri, whole genome shotgun sequence genomic window, AGGGAAGACCACTGTCCTTTACAAACTGAAGTTCGGTGAGACTGTGACTACAATTCCCACTATTGGATTCAATGTTGAAACCGTGGAAGCTACCCCTAACGTATCCTTCACTGTATGGGATGTGGGGGGCCAAGACAGGATCCGAGCACTTTGGAGGCATTATTTTAACAACACAGACGGACTTATTTTCGTGGTGGACAGCGCTGATCCTGAGAGGTTTAAAGAAGCCAGGTCAGAATTGGAAGCCATACTGGAAGTTGATGAAATGAAAGGTGTTCCCTTTGTCGTGATGGCTAATAAGCAGGACCTGGTTGGTGCCAGGAGACCAGCTGAACTGGCAGATGAGATGGAATTAAGGAAACTAAGAGGACACCAGTGGCATGTCCAGGGATGCTGTGCCACCACCGGTGACGGGCTTGTGGAGGGTCTGGAGGTCCTCACTCGTTATGTAAAAGAGTTTAAGAAAAGCAGACCATTCTGAGGGACAGATCTTCAGCAACTCTGGAATAAAGACTTCATAATTCATGGCAGAAAATGATGCCTGCTACACAGAATGATCTATCATTTTGCTGATTGTAGCCCTGGAATCTTCTGACAGATGCAAAAGACCTTCTAATAAATTCACTAAAACATTCTCCATTCATCTGTTGTACACGAAAGTCACAGATGTGCTCCTATGTACCTTGCAGCAAGAGGGTTAACACTGCCGGTACTGTAACTATGATTGGGTGCTGATTGTAAAGGGACAGTTGGGTGACATAAAACGTGGATCTTTGACTGTATCTACTGCATAATAACTGCTTTCCGTAATTTCCTTGCAGAATAAGGGTATGTGGGTCTACGGTTCATGTTGTGTAGATTGCACAAAACAATAATTCTATTACATACTTTTCACCTTGGCAATTAGtgtgataattttttttctgttaataAAAAGTACTGACTTTAAAATCTGGTCATTTCTTTTTGTTACAGTGTAACTCATTTTTATATGACATTAGTATTAGCATGCTTTATATAAGAACCACTAATAATTAAAGTGAGTCTCTAACCAAAATGTTTATGTTGAATATAGATAAAGGGttacagggaacctaaagcgagagggatatggaggtggccataattatttccttttaaacaacaccagttgcctggcagtcctactgatctttctggcatcagtagtgtctgcattacagacctgaaacaagcacatgGCAAAGGCAGTCAAAGTTAAGTCAAGCTTCTGATCTACATCCTTGTTCAggatctacggctaaaagtattaaaggtagaggatcaacaggactgcaaggcaattggtattgtttaaaactaaatatgtcagcctccatatcattctcacttcaggttttttttaagcatacatgaaaaaaggcacGTGGAAAAAAAGGCCAAAAAAGGTTTGCAGGTAGTAGAATATCACTCAATTTAGGGATATTCTACTGCtagattccgatagtaaaatattggtaatgtttaaTGTTGCTAAACCCACTTTCACACATAACCCTCCATCTACTGATGCctacccccccccggtggtgcctaaacctaagaccccccctagtggtgcctaaccctaagacctccccggtggtgcctaaccctaagacctccctggtggtgcctaaccctaagacctccctggtggtgcctaaccctaagacctccctggtggtgcctaaccctaagacctccctggtggtgcctaaccctaagaccccacctggtggttcctaaccctaagaccccacctggtggttcctaaccctaagaccccccctggtgatgcctaaccctaagacccccctggtggtgcctaaccctaagatcccctggtggtgcctaaccctaaccaccccctggtggtgcctaaccctaggacccccctggtggtccctaaccctaagaccccactggtggtgcctaaacctaggaccgccctggtggtgcctaaacctaagaaccccctggtggtgcctaaccctaagacccccccctggtggtgcctaaccctaagatcccctggtggtccctaaccctaagacccccctggtggtccctaaccctaagacccccctggtgatgcctaaacctaagaccccccgcacctggtggtgcctaaccctaagacccccctggtggtgcctaaccctaagacccccccctggtggtgcctaaccctaagaccccccctggtggtgcctaaccctaagaccccacctcgtggtccctaaccctaagactcccctggtggtccctaaccctaaggccccccctggtggtgcctaaccctaagacccccctggtggtgcctaaccctaagaccccctctggtggtgcctaacccaaagaccccctctggtggtgcctaaccctaagatcccctggtggtgcctaaccctaagacccccctggtggtgtctaatcctaaacccccccctggtggtgtctaatcctaagaccccccctggtggtgtctaaccctaagacccccctggtggtccctaaccctaagaccctccaaaagattagttaggctcttgtaggcttgttagtttgctcctgactgattgttattgctaaaaaagcactccACAACAGCTCTTGAGagttaatgttctcctgatgtgttttttttttgtgttgcccactgacactgcattttacagccctatctgttgcagctggaccttggtaattgttattactgtgccagccaggctctgcctaactatctatactgggacacctacctatgcctacctaactactggggcacctacttacctatacggggacacctacctatgcctacctacctacctatactagggcacctacctacaggGCCGCCatgagaaattttggggcccctcacacatcatcaggcctggggcccccctccctggacccacccactggttgctgtgcccacccactagccaccccacccccgtgcacGAAGTGCGCTGCGGCAAACAATTTTTCATGGctctgacactgaagaaagcggcatgcacagcaagatgcggcaaaaagtgggcgtggccatggcatgttgtgggtggagtcaaatacttgcaaaatacaggtagtccccggttaacaaatgagataggaaaTTATAGGTCTGTTCTTAttctttatccattctcttttgtccccctcttttcttcctctgcctcttttgtcagtgctggaacgcagtgtgctggttagtgagccacaggcccacagccagcacaggcggcccttccagcgcttgggGGTCCCAGGGCCCccggaagccctgggcccctcactgcagtgtcagttgtccccccctgatggctgccctgcctacctatgcctacctacctatactagggcgcctacctacctatactgggtctcctacctatgcctacctaactactggggcacctacttaccttcaCGGGGACACcgacctatgtctacctacctatactagggcacctacctatgcctacctacctatactagggcacctacctatgcctacctacctatgcctagctatggtctcctacctatgcctagctaactactggggcacctacctatgcctatctacctatactgggacacctacctatgcctacctacctatactgcgactCCTGCCTatatatgcctatctacctatactgggacacctacctatatatgcctatctatatatacacctacctatatatgcctatctacctatactgggacacctacctatgcctacctacctatactgcgactcctacctacctactggggcacctacctatgcctatctacctacactgggacacctacctatgcctacctacctatactgggactcctacctatgcatagctaactactggggcacctacctatgcctatctacctatactgggacacctacctatgcctacctacctatactgcgactcctacctatgcctacctacctactggggcacctacctatgcctatctacctacactgggatatctacctatgcctacctacctatactgggactcctacctatgcctagctaactactggggcacctacctatgcctatctacctatactgggacacctacctatgcctacctacctatactgggactcctaactaagccaacctacctatactggggaacctacctatgcctagctaactactgaggcacctacctatgcctacttacctatactgggactcctacctatgcctacctacctatactgagactcctacctatgcctagctaactactgaggcacctacctatgcctatctacctatactgggacacctacctatgcctacctacctatactgggactcctacctatgcctacctacctacctatactggggtacctacctacatacaagcatacaagaagataataaggtcgttgcttcattgtggacagaccaaatttgatcagctgaacagtcaatgttgttctatcattgagctaccacagcccggcgacctgcactctcgccatggtgcgcaccagtccagcacggccgtcactacgcaaacagctgtttgcggtgcgttacacagtgagtttggtgtgtcagtgtaaagcagaactctaattacactccctgattgatgtatacacatgcaaaatgttttaaagcacttaaggcctgtaatttagcattcaatttgatttctgcccttaaaacgctgctttgcttcacatccagatttttcctcaggACTttaggcatctatcccactccgccatgcccccctccaggtgttagaccccttggaacatcttttccatcacttttgaggtcagaataagtgtttctagttttcaaagttcgcctccccattgaagtctattgtggttcgcgaaagtttgcgcgaaccaaaccttttgcggaagttcgcgaaccgaaaatcggaggttcgagccatctctaattggcTGTAgcaacccttaaagtgaaccagaggtgaagcACTCTCAtgtgttttaccatatatatcagtgggaacattagagaaaacacctaccctgctctctgtttcattcttcactgatcagcctgcttctaatcagcccagataaaaccgcccactgagcattcagtctggctttgctcaggaatcattatagctaagtcattctaacagagccagaagggggcaggcttgggcttgaaaagacatcagagaagacagactcagctataatgattcctgagcaaagccagactgaatgctcagtcagggattttatcagggctgcaggctgagcagtgaaggatgaaacagagagcagggtaggtgttttctctaatgttcccactgatatacaagttcttctaaaaaaaatagcatattgtgataaagttcattattttctgtaatgtactgataaacctttgactttcatatattttagattcattacacacaactgaagtagttcaagccttttattgttttaatattgatgattttggcatacagctcatgaaaacccaaaattcctatctcaaaaaattagcatttcatgaaaaggttctctaaacgagctattaacctaatcatctgaatcaactaattaactctaaacacctgcaaaagattcctgaggcttttaaaaactcccagcctggttcattactcaaaaccgcaatcatgggtaagactgccgacctgactgctgtccagaaggccatgattgacaccctcaagcaagagggtaagacacagaaagaaatttcggaatgaataggctgttcccagagtgctgtatcaaggcacctcagtgggtagtctgtgggaaggaaaaagtgtggcagaaaacgctgcacaacgagaagaggtgaccggaccctgaggaagattgtggagaaggaccgattccagaccttgggggacctgcggtagcagtggactgagtctggagtagaaacatccagagccaccgtgtacaggcgtgtgcaggaaatgggctacaggtgctgcaATCCccaaggtcaagccacttttgaaccagaaaccgtggcagaagcgcctgacctgggctacagagaagcagcactggactgttgctcagtggtccaaagtacttttttcggatgaaagcaacttttgcatgtcattcggaaatcaaggtgtcagagtctggaggaagactggggagagggaaatgccaaaatgcctgaagtccagtgtcaagtacccacagtcagctcTTGGTGCTttgtcggaggcgctgcggagaccacgtgagcggagctctccgcatcacgtggccccgccagccaatcagcggcagctccaaagagtaaacactgcaagtgcagtgaatgccaagtagccatgtgcctggctgcgtagcggcctctccccgcctcctctccgcccctaaaataaaaaaaaacacccgtactgagcatgtgcaaacagtcctgcatgcagtacgttgtcttgacgtgaagcgttactgtgtaacgcaacgtgggcactgtgaacagcccattgatttttctttgctgtgcggtgggggtgcgttacaggctgctctaacgtgcgcctgtaacgtcccactgtgaaagcagcctaaaacaataaaaggcttgaactacttcagttgtgtgtaatgaatctaaaatatatgaaagtctaatgtttatcagtacattacagaaaataatgaactttatcacaatatgcaaattttttgagaaggacctgtatatggtaaaatacatgagggtgcttcgtctctggttcactttaaaggtttgCTCAATCACATGGATCTATTCTAGATAAAAGaattaagtagtcacatgcctgcaGCTAAAACAAGTAGTCACAAGGTTTCAAATAAAATAATCaaagtagtcacatgcccccAGATAATGATATTAAGTATTTACCACTCCAGTACCCCCCAATAAAGTTAGCCAGAAGACCCTACCAGAATAGATAGCTAGGTGACCCCACCAGTATACAGGGCCAGAAGACCCTCTTGATTAGATAGCcattagccagatgcccccctttataggtagccagatgacccccccccccttccaataaGGTAACCAGATAACCCCAGCATATGTACCCCTCTCCTGCAGAGTTGATAGCAGAGCAGAGAAGTGTTTTACCTTTCCATTCGCAATATAACTTTTATGGTCTCTGAAATGGTCGATGAACAGCTGGAGACATGCCCAGTAGGGATTTTTTTATCAGTTTGTGCTGTTCTGTAGACTCAGTGGGCATATGCATTACATTTTACAAAAATGCACCCGTACTTCATTAAATATGAGGCCAAAGACATCTGCAATTGTACCTGCTACAGACCCCTAGATTTGGAGAGTAGAAAGGGGACCCCCTGAGCCACTTATCTGCCGAACTGCAGACCCCCATCCCTGCTGATCCCTGAGATATGATAATCGAACCTAACTTGGCAACTAGTGGAGTTGCTGGCGTGCAAGTATGTCAGGGGTCCCCTCCCAACTCTCAAAAATGGAGGTCCACATGGGACCTGGTTGCAGAGATCCTGTGGCTCAAGTGTAATGAATTGAGGCTGCATATTTACAGTGTTGCAGAAGGGCATGAACATTAAAAGAACAAGAATAGCGCAATCTTTCGAAAAATGTCCCTATTGGGCATGTCTCTGAACAAAGCTCATCCTGGCATGCATGTGATGACGCACAGCTCAATGACTTAGGGCAGCACAACATGTCATTATACCAGCATCTCTCATGTGACCTGCCAGCAAGTACCAGTGGGTCACATGATTAGAGACACCAGTTGGAGAGTGAGAGACTACAAAGTGGCTGCGGAGAGGAAGATGAAGTGCTGGAGAGATGAGACACTTCTTGCAACTCTGTCATTTATTGCGTCTGCCAGGCAGAGCCGGTTCAACTAcatggcaaacctaggcagttgcctatggCTTGCAGAGAGTCTATGGGCCAGGCTGATGCTagccccccaccaaatcttacacaaaaaagccaggtgatcatcagcggtgggcaaaaacttctatcttgcctagggcccctacctaccttacctggggcatctaccaggccccccacagacgtcctgtgcccgcaccgggaCAAAACTATCCCCCCGGTCCCCCGCAGCGGCTCGCTTCCGATATTTATTACATTACTGCGCAGGAAGcttctggtgacgtcagtgggagcgaggacgccTGCAGTCAgggtcgcgcaggcgcagtggcttgcGACTTTTAAGTCACAAATAGCGGAAGTAAGCTGCGACGGGGGACCAGGGAATTGTTTTGTCCTGGCGCGGGCACAAGACatctgcgggagggggggggggagtttagggggAATGGGGGTTTGGctggtaggagccccaggtaagttaaacactctttattttttcattacaatattccttaaagggaagtttcagggagtgggaaaaaaaataaaaatccatatccacttacctgggcttcctccagcccgtggca contains:
- the LOC137542110 gene encoding uncharacterized protein; the protein is MGILLSRLHQVLMSFTGTQAKLLMLGLDAAGKTTVLYKLKFGETVTTIPTIGFNVETVEATPNVSFTVWDVGGQDRIRALWRHYFNNTDGLIFVVDSADPERFKEARSELEAILEVDEMKGVPFVVMANKQDLVGARRPAELADEMELRKLRGHQWHVQGCCATTGDGLVEGLEVLTRYVKEFKKSRPF